The genomic window CCGTTGTGGCCACGAGAGGCCGCCCCGAAGACGCCCGCTCTCTCTCAGGGACTAGCCTTGACTCGGCgcggcctccacctccagggGCTCAGATAACCTCTTATCTCGGCGGGTACTGGGTAACCCTCACCTCACCACCTGACACGGTACGTGCCCTTCTGGAAGGCCCCACTGACGTCATTCCCTGTCGCAGGCGGGCCGATGAGGCGAATGAAAACAGTTGGGGTGGCTTTTCCCTCTCCGGAGTTCTCTAATCCTGGAAAGATCAGTCGACCCAAAGCAAAAATGTTATTATCCCTTTGCTTGGACAGACTAGAAGCTATATGGAGGTGGTCCTTGGAGTTCTTCCAGAATCGGGCTTTTCTAGGCCGGTGTACATTGTTCAGGGCATCTTTCCTCCGCTGCTATGGGACGGCACAGAGGGCCCCCCAGGTCCCTGCCAACCCTGACATTCTGTGACTGGAGGAGTCCAAGGACTCGAGTGTGAATCCCATTCAGCTCTTTCCTGCCTGGGTGGCCTTCAACAGGTTACGTTCCCCTCTCTGGacccatttcctcatttgcaaaatcagGGGCTCGGATTGGATGGCCCCATTTATCTCTAAATGCATCCCTTCTACATCACTTACCTTTCAGAAACCTGTCCCTTCCATGGATAAACTTGGATGGACCAAGTGACCTTTATGAACCGGTCCAGCTCAAGATGTTGGGTTTTTATGCAGCCCTCCAGGCACGGCAAATATTGTAGAGGGTCCCTGTCTCTTTGTGCCCAGGTGGAGGGACCCTGGCTTCTCCTGCCCACAGCTGAATGACTCATTCCACTAAACAGATctggatcaatgatacatgtaaaacccagtggaattactcttTGGCtacaggatgggggagggaaagaacacgaatcatgtaaccatgggaaatattctaaattaatcaattaaataaataaaactttaaagaggaaaaaaaagactcattCCACTGCTCCCACCAAAGTCcttggatagagatccaggccaaTGGAAGGGGACCCTCTCCACTCTTTCCCTTATCCTAGCCCAGGGTAATTATCTaagaaaatcatttatctttatttttatctaaatCTCTCATTATCTAAGAAAAAGCATAGAACCATGGACTGTTGCTTTTTGgagcacttaaaaatgtttttaaaaaccacTTCCTAAAAAGACAAACCCACCTCCTTCCAATGGCTTCCTCCTATCTACCCAGTCTAGTCCTTGGGCTCTCATAGATTGTGCCCCTGatttctccctggcttatacacTCTGTCCCTCATCTTCCCACACAGACGCCATCTCAAACATGTCTACAGCCTAGATGTTGCCTATTCCTGTTTCTCATCCACTTCTTGCCCAGCTTGTATGAGTGGACAGCAATTCCACTCCTTCCTTTTCCTGACTCACAGAACATTGGGGTTAAGAGAAGGGTCTTTGGAGGTCATCGTTTGGCCTATAATGACTTAACAGGAACTAGGATATCAACAAGTGGTCACTAAACCTCCCCTTGAAGACCTCCTGTGTCAGCTAGTGGATGGCTCTTATATTTCCTATTGAACCCTCATCTGCTTCTCCTTAACTTCTCCCTAACCCCCTAGCACAAACAGCACGAATCCaatccttgaagacaggaagcCCATCTCTGACTGTTCATCTTCTCCAGACTAAGCAGCCCAAGTGCCTTTAATCAATCTTCTGCTGGGCTCGTCTTCAGGCCTTGCACCATGATGGTTGTTCTCCTTCAAACAAGCTGAAACGTGCTAATGTCCTTTCTCACATTGCAACCTGGGCTTCCTTGCATTCCTATGGCTCTCTCCCTAGTTAAGGTGCAGATCACCTTGCATCTGGCTTCTTTCAACAGCTACCTCACTTTCTCCCTGCCTCTAGCCTCTCCTCCAATCCCTCCTGTACACACTGGAAAGCTAATTAATCCTTTTTAAACATGTCTGGTCAGGCACTTCCTTGTCGATGGCTCCTTGTTAGCCATCCCATTTTAGGGACAAAGGGGCCCAGAGCACACATTGGCTCCACAACCACCCTAGGACATTTGGTTTCTGCTCAAACATTTCTGGTGACGGGGAGCTTACTGCTTCAAGGCAGCTCATTCTGAGGATCTTAGAACTTACTGCAGGAAATCTAAAAGGTCATATGGTCCAATCCCTCCATTTCTGCATGAGGGAACTGTagcagagaaatgaagtgatttactTAAGGTCACTCAAGTAAGAGGATTACATTTTCAACTGGACTGACAATTTAAATAGATTTGAGTCCTTCATCGCTAGCTCTAACCTGCTTTTCCAGGCTCTGCACCAGTCAAACCAGCTTCACCATGTCCTGGAAGCACGGCTCCTATTTTCCTGCCTCCCACATTTTGCTCTCACTGGTATCTTGAATGTCCTGTCCTTCACCCCTACTAACCCAGAACACAGTCTCCTTTCCTGTCTATGAATTCTGTGtatccttcaagacccagcttTCTACTCCACAACCTTCCCAGATGATCATGTCCTCCTTCTGAATGCCTAAAGGCAACAACTGCATGTAGACATTAATTTGGCTCTTAATTGCATACTTTCTCGTGGCCTGTTGGCCCAAACTAGGCTGAAAGGCCTCTAAGGGAGCAAGGAACTAGTTTCTATAGTCTTCACGGGGCCTAATTGTTTGATAGATCCTTAGTTGATTGAACTCCTTACGGGTATGTCCTGGGGTAGAATGCTATTGGTCCTGGACCAGACATAATGAAGGTGCAGAGGGGATTCTGCTTCCAACCCATTTGGGCCTCAAGGCTTCCCGACAGGAAGCTAGCTGCTGCTCAGTTCAGGCCTCTAGTCTGCCCCTCTGATTCCTAAGGTCCACTGCTGAGAGCTGATCAGACCCCATCAGGCCTTGGGTTCAGTTCAGGGTCTCCTATTTTGGGAGGATATTGACAAGCGGGTGGGCAGTGAGGGCACTGACCAGGGAAGCATGCCATGGGGAGGAAACTGATTGAAGGAcatgtttaacctggagaagactTGGGAGGAAAGTGACAGCTATCTTTGAGGACTTGAAGGGCTGTCATACTGAAGAGTAAGGATTGGACATGTTCAGTCTGGCCTCAGTGGGAAGAACTGGGAACTAGAGGAAGGTTCCCAATAATAAGGAAGCGATGATAGGAGCTGGGCCTGTCATTTCAATGGTACAGGGCACTCTCTAACAATGCCCTTCTCTTTCTGAGTTGCCTGGACCACTGAGAGCTTAAGGGACCAGGCCACAACGTCAGGAAGTTTAAGTTGTGTCAGTAGAATCTAGGCCTTGGGTCAGAGGCCAGCTCTCAAGCCACTGCATCATCTGGCCTTTTGCCCCAGTAAGAATTGTCAGAATTGAAATGATGAGTCCCAGGAGGTAGTGAACCCCCTGCCAATGGAGGACCACTTGTTGGTGATGTTCCAGGGGAGATGTGATGCTTCCCATTCAGATTCTATTTCCTACAGAACATAAGGACCGGGGTGTTAAGGTTCTGCCCCTATCCCCAGGATTGGATTAGGTTAGGAGCTAagtccctctcttctcctttcccagaTTGTGACATTGACACTGAAGTTAGGGCAGGAGCTACTACTACAAGTATATGGAGGGATTCTGTGCTTTCAGGAACAATTCAGGGATTCCTTCACAAATCTTAATCTTCCTGGGGATGGGCCAATCACATCCCAGGAATGAGGAGACTGCTTTGGTGGTTCAGGTTTCTGGTCCTCAGTTTAGGAGGAGGGCTCAGGCTCCTAAGGATTCTTGGAGAGAGATGGGAGCTCTGGGGTCCAGAATCAAACAAGGGAAAAGGACTGGGCACAGAATGGAGTCAAACTTCTTTATTGGCCCTGCCTGGTGAGCCCCCTTCTTTCAGGGGGCAGAGGGTTAGGGATACAGTAGGCTATATCCGCTTGCCAAGGGGTTGGAAGGGGCAGCCCAATCATATAACATGAAGAGAGAAGGGGTGACTGAGAGGCACCACAGTGAGGAAGTCTCACTAGCGCATGCCCTTCCAGGAACGGCTCACAAGGGCTGGTCAGTGTGGCACTGGACACAGTGATACATATCCTTTTGGAATTCCCACTGTGGTTCTGTCCTGCCCTCACAGGAGGGCGAAGGGGAGGAGCTACTGACCTGCAGGAGTGGGGCTTCCTGCATGGGCAGGAATTGCCAACATTTGTCTCCCTCTAAAGTAAAACAGACAGGGAAGAAGTAGGAGCAGCCTCTACCCTAGACTAAAgggtaagaccctgggcaagggaAGAGACTTCCACTTTTACACACTCTATCACCTCCCCCTGGCAAGGAAGGGGAACCAGAGGTTAGAGGCTCAGTGGTGGTAGGGAAGCCAGGGTACCTCATTCCCAAAGCCAGGCATTGCTGTATGGCCTTTGGTGGGGCATCTTGGCTCATACTGGGCCTCAGCTAAGCTAGGATGACTATTGAATTTTATCTGCCCTTCAGCCCCTCCCCTGAGACAGCCATCTGGGGTCTGTATAGAATAGGGGGAGTGAGGAGCCTCGAAAGCTCTCCTGTGGTTGAGGCAGAGGCAGGCAGTGCCAGGCTGCAGGGCTAGGTGGGAATGatcaggaaggggaaggaaggattcTGGCCTTGGAAGGAGAGCCAGCCCCCTTCCCTGGTAGCATCCTGAAAGAACCCACAAGGTGTGTAGAGGACAGCTGCTCCAGcctggggaggtggggagaagaggcAGAGCCCTGGGCAGGAGGAGCTGGCCCCTTCCAGAGTCATCATCTCAGTCTCTTGAATGTTGGCTACTAAGAACCCTGGCTCCAAGCTCACAGGCAGGTTCCTGTACTTTGGGGGGAATGGTATCTGGAACCAAAGGAGGTATGAGTCTAGGCCCAACAGCTCCGGCTCTGGGAGAATGGGGCAGGGAGTGTACGGAGGACATCGGGCCCAGTCTCCTTCCAGCTGAGGCCTCCACACAGCAGGGGCCAGGTTAGGATGCAGCCATCACCGCATATTAAAGACGAGGGAAGTGGTAACAATGATACCCACGAGGAGGACAAAGGGCAGCCAGGTCTTCACAAATGCCCCAATGCTGTGGCAAagatagagaaagggaaaaagggtgATTTCAATCAAGACAGTGTGACCCGGGGCCCAACTTTGTTTGACCTCGGGGTCCTGTCTAGCCCTTCAGACTGGTGACAAGGAAGGCTTGTTCACAGTATGGGAAGTGGGACAAATGAAACCCTCCCCAACCACCAAGCCCCAACTCACATCACCCACAACCATTCCAGACACCAGCCCAGCCACAAAGACCACCAACTGCAATGGGGTTTAGCTCCCACAGGGAGGGATCAGCATACACCCAAGATCTGCGCTGCCATGGAGTCAATCCAATAACCAGTTCCTGGTCCCCACTAGGACTCCAGTTCTGGCTCTGCTGAGGCCTTGAAACAGGAGCTTGAGAGGCACAGTAACTGTCTGTGCCTTTGGGCCTCCTGCTATTGTAACTGGAGACTCGAGGAGGATCTCCAAGAAGACACAGGCAAGCACATACCCCATCAGTAGGGTATACACAAACTTTGGGTACACTGGGAAGCTTTGCTTCCTCAGCTCAGTGGCCCGTGTCTCAGGTGCCCCGAGAATCCCCCTCAGGATGGCATTCATGGGGGAGCCCTGCACCTCTCCCTCTGGTGACGACACTAGGGGCTGCTGGTCTTGCCACAAAGGGCAGACACGGTCCCTGGGCTACCTCGGTGACCCTTAGATGCATCCCATAGGAATGTATCTGAGCTCTGCCAGCCACAGCACCTCCCagggcaggcaggaaggcaggcagggtTAAGGTAGCATAGTGGAAACAAGATCTGGTATGGAATTCCAAGAGCGGAGGGGgaacctggacaagtcccttcctcTCCTTGACCCTCCAAGCCCTTACTTGTTAATAACACTCACACCGGAGGCAGCGGAGAGGAAATCCCTTTCACTGGCTGTGAAGGTCTGAACAAGTGTGAGCTCTCACTGGTAGCAATGCACTTGTACAACTCAAAGCTTCCTCCATTAAGCTTCCCCCCAACCCCTGGGCACACTGGCTGCAGCGGGGTTAGAGACAACATTTGCTCAGCTCTAAAGGCCCTTCCCTGCTGCCTCTGGTGGGGCTGGATTTTAGGGGTTCTTCTAGGGCTTGGAAATCCTCAGGGGCCCAACACTCCCACACCTCCATCATGTTATTTTCCTTGATACAGCCCTGAGAAGGACACAAAgaggaagtgactttcccacagtcactCAGCTAATCCTAATAATACTAATTGTTTCCCAGCAGCGACCATCACAGCAGAGCCAAAATGGAAGCCAGGTTTTCAGAGCCTTCCCACCCTCTGTCCCATAGCTGGGCAGGCTCATGCCCTGGAGGACTGGTCTCACCTGACATACTTCCCGTAGATGAGGCAGAAGAGACAGACCTTCACCATGTTCCAGTGGGAGCTGTTGTTGTAGCGCATCAGATTCAGGGCCAGGGCCACGTGGGAGTGGCAATTGTCACAGCAAAGGTTGTGCTGCAGAGGGAGGGGCAGTGGGCATTAGGTGCCAGCCCTGGGGCCGAGGAGGGTGTCCGAGCCACCGCTGCTCCGCCCCACCTACCATGTGATGCTTATATTCCTCCGACGCCTCATGAACTGCGGTGTCCCAGGCATTGGGCCGACTGGCATGCACTTTGGAGGGGTCCAGCTTCCAGTACCTGAGGGGAGAAGGGCCGGTGGGGCTCCAGCATCTCCACCTGGGGCTGCCTTCAGAGTCACCATGCGCAGCCCAGGCTTTCCCTGGGGCTTGGGTTGAGGAAAGGGCATCCCAGTCTCACCTGCCTCTCCAAGGGTCAGCACGAGTCAGAACAAGTCTGAGGCCGTGCTTCTGGCCTGGAGGAGATGCCTATGCTTTAGTGACAAGGGCTAGGTGGGGGACACATATGCCCTTAGTTGGCCTGGGACACTAATTCTCTTCCAAGCAGTCCCAGAaccttcccttccaaaacaagGTCAGCTCTACCTGGGGGCAAGTGAGTCCCAGGGGTCCCGGCTCCACAAACCATGACTCAGTCCTAGGGCTCCCACCCTCAGGAACAGGAGCGGATTCGTCAATAACGTGCCTTGGTTTGGCTTTTCTGCTGAATCTACCACAAGGGAGATAAACTCTAAAGAAGTGAAAACCTGAACAAGAACCCCTCAAGGGCCCCGAGGTTGGTTTTGTTTCCCTCAGCCAGATCGTTCTTGCTCTGGGCCTCAGGCTCCTCCTGGGAGCTCTGAGAGTTCAGCCCCTGCTGGCCTCCTTGCCCAGGCTGCCCACTTCTAGCTGCTTCCATGTAGTTCTACCCTCTCCGGCTTGGTAAAGCCATGGGCAGAAACAGCATTGCCCCTGATGAAAGAGGGAGGTGAAGGTTTTCTCGGGGACCTGAGAAATAGCAGAGCACTCAGGGCTGCCTCTAGCAGGGCAGCAGGGGGGGATGGAGGCTGCTGTGGCTGCCACTGACTGTGCCCACTACTCTGGGAGGCAGGCACAACCTTGAGCCCCCTCTGGTGCCCACTGGGACACGGGGGTTCACTCATTCTCCAAGTTAAGTTTTTAAGAACTTACTTCACAGGCTTCCCAAAGGCCATATTGTCTTCctgtggggagagaagagaaaatcctATGTTCAAATGTCCATGTATGGCCAAGAGGGGACCGGCTGGCTCAGAGAATAAACAACAGCTCAGTGTCCTGGCCTGGGGCCACCAGGAAGACATCCCAGTCCTGGTGTTACAGGGCTTAGGTCAGGGCCTAAGTGGAAAGGGAGAGAGCACAGAGGGCAAATGGGGCTTGTATGCATTGAATGAATCATATTTCAGACCCTGCCCTAAGCTGCCTAACATCATCACCTGAATCaagtataaaaaagagaaaaaagacaggaGGGTGGGCCCAGGCCTGCTCAGAgttgaggggaggaggggaagactgACTGTTATCTCCTTCctccaaactgaaaaggaaaatggggcCCCAGACCCTGGGGGAGATGAGGAGGGGAGATAAATGTGGAGCTGGAGCTAGGACTACCTACAGGGAGGCAAGAAAGAACAGGGAGGGCAACTCATTTGTAGTCTACTGGAGAAGACCCAAGGATAGCTTTTCTGTGACCACTGGGAAAACTTctgttaaatgtatttttttctcctttatccttCTTTGCCTTTGTAGGCAATAAAAATTCTCCCacaattggggcagctaggtggctcagaggatagaaagccagacctgaagacaggaggtcctgggttcaaacctggccttagatacttcctagctatttgaccctgggaaagtcacttaaccctcattacttagcccataccactcttctgctttggaactgatatttagtattgatttttaagacagaaagtaagagttttttaaaaaaattcttccacAATTCAAAGGTGGAAGttggggggagctaggtggcagacctacagacaggaggccctgggttcaaatgtgacctcagatacttcctagctgtgagatcctggacaagctgggaaggaaggaaaagaaaatcgaTGAGCCTGCATTTCTGGAAGTGTTTGGGCAGGGGTAGACCGGTGGGCACTTGCTGGatgatctgttttttttaaagaaacagaagTTGTATTCGATAATGGCTAAGACTCCTTCTAGATCTAAGGTTTGGCTTCTGTCACTCTGGCTCAGACACTACTTTCTAGATCTTCCGTGgaccagattaaaaaaaagaatcctgcgtgaaaatatttttaagagtgcTAAAGTGGGAAGGCAGGGAGAAGAATATCCAGTGTtctcaagagaaaaaaaggtgCCCTCGTGACCTGGCCTGGGATCATAAAGACCAGCTACAAGGGATGGTGGGGTCTCTGGCACCACAAGTACCCATAGGTACCACCACCTTATGGAAGAGCAATTTGCCAACTAATGGAAtaatggagagggaaagaacaagtctttttttttttaaacccttatcttcaatCTTAGAAGCCATTCTAAAAcataagagtagtaagggctgggcaatgaggggtaagtgacttgcccagggtcatccagctaggaagtatatgaggccagatttgaacccaggacctcctgactccaggcctggtgctctaaccatCATGCTCTCTAGCTCCCTAGGCTCTTTCAAATGATATTCCCATGGCCTTCCATTCATCACCTCCCTACTGAAGCTGAGTATTTGCTAGACCCAAGGGATAAGATCAATACAGTGTGACCAACAGCATATTGCCATTGGATCTTCCAAATAAACTAGCCCCACTGTGGTAGGAGTGCCCCCTTCTGGTAAAATGTAAGAACACTGTCATTCTCGGGAGCCTTAAGCTTAAGGATGACTCTATAGGTTCTCCCAACATCTGCCACTCCATAATCTTGCCACCTCTGCTTTTCAGAGTTAGGAAAAGTCAGACTGAAAAGTGGATCTAGGTCTGAGGACTCACCGAGACATAGTAGGGGCCTGCGAAGTCCCGAATGATGCCAGTGGAAGTGCAGATGCCCATGTGGCCAATAATGGGGAAAACCCACCTGCAAGACAAGGGTCCCATTCAaaccaacaagcattcattaagggTCTACTAGGCAGAAGCCATGGTACCAGGacaggggatacaaagacaaaggcaTAAGATCTCCCAAGAGTCTGAGTTCCATCTGGGAAGGTTGATGGTAGTGAGACAGTATATACCAGGCATTTTGAAGGGGGAGAAGATACTAACAACAGGGAATCAGGAAAAGTGTCATCTAAGCCAGGTCTAAAAGGGTGGAGGAGATTTCAGGGCAGAGTCGGGGGAGgagttctttaaaaaatctcttcacTTATCTCAAATTTCCAATATCACATTCAACCTCAGAAGCGTTCAGTGTATGAGAAAGAGCATTAAGTTCTATACTGGGCAATATGGATCCAGATCCTGGTCCCACTTATTAGCTTTGGGACTTCCCTTttggagtctcagttttctcatctgtaaaatgaggacatgtGCTTTCTAGTTCACCATATTGTTCTGAGGAAACTACAATCAagcaatgagcatttattttatgCCTTCCCAGGCGCAGGCCTTGTGCGAAATTCCACGGTCCACATAGGCAAAAGTGAAACAGTTCCGCCTTCCCTAAAGGAATTAGAGTttatacaaccattctgaagggcaatatggaaccaggctcaaagggccataaaactgtgcataactTTTGCCCCAGTAATACCACTCCCAGGTCTgaatcccaaaaagatcagagaaaaggaaaaagggcctacctgttccaaaatatttttagcagctctttctgtagtggcaaagaattggaaattgagggggtgtccatcacttgggaaatggatgaacaaactgtggtatatggttgtaatagaaaaactattgtattataagaaataatgaacaggatgggTTCAGAacaacctggaaaaacttatatgaactgatgcaaagtgaggtaaacagaactaggaaaaccgTGTATACAGTAATAGAAGTATTGTACAATGAACTATGTATACTGTGAAGAACTTTTtaacatggaatttgggaaaaattatattaaatttaaaaaaaaactgtgaaggactaaaccactaTCAGCAAAGGGAGTCTCCAAGATAATCACAAGAGACtcataaagaaaaagatagccacagccaaagaaggaacttctGGAGTCTGAGAGCAAATCAGAGCACGCCATCTTTCACTCTGGTTCCTTCAAGAGATTTCTACTATGTGTGAAATATATCTTTTATCATAACACAAGCAATACAGAAATATATGTTGCCTGGAAGAGGTGGTATAATCTCTGTAAGAGTATTTACTACCTTGGGAACAGGGGagaagtgaaggagagagaaaatctgaatcctaaaatgtcagaaaacaattgtcaaaagttgtttctagggggcagctgggtagctaagtagattgagagtcaggcctagagatgggaggtcctacattcaaatctggcctcagacacttcccagctgtgtgaccctggagaagttacttaacccccattgcctagcccttattgctcttctgccttggaactaatacacaatattgattccaagacggaaggtaagggtttaaaaaaaaagttgtttctatatgtacctgaattttttaaaaagagaattggaaTCCAAAAGGGGAAAACAACATGTGCACCTATAAATCTATTGAGAATACAGGTGAATTTGGGACAGAAAGTGCTGGGGGGGTGGGATCAGGAAGGGATTCTGGAGAAAGAAGCTAATTCTAGGGGTGGGCAAATCAACACAAAGGGACAGAGATTAGAAAtggagtggtgtgtgtgtgtgtgagagagagagtgtcTTGTGTGTGTGACAGGACATGGACAATTGCACAGAGTGTGGTAGAAGTAGGCATGAACTGATCAGGTAGAACAGACATGTGAATAGCAAACAAAGGATTTCCTAGTTGATCCTAAAGTAACACAAGGTACCAGTGGAACTTTCTGAGCAGGTGGTGACATGGTCAGGTctgcacttaaggaaaatcactttgataactatgtggaagatggattaaagTGGAAAGaggtttggggggtggggatcAAATAGGAATCTAGAGAAGAGGTGATGAGGCTGTAGTGGGGGGTGGGGTATGTGAAAGGTATTGCAGAGACAGAAAAGCCAAAATATGGTGGCCAACTGGCTGCATAGGATgagtgagagtgaggagtcaagggtGACATTGAGGCAGGGAGCCCAGAATATCGAAAAGACTGTGGTGTCCTCAAGAGAAATGGGAGGAAGGTGACTGGAGCAATGACAGATAATGAGGGGTTTTGAACATGTTGGAAATATTGACTAGGCAGTTCATGATGTAGACGCAGAGCTTCTGAGAGAGTCTAGGACTAGATAGAGAGATTTGGAGGTCACTGGCAAAGAAATGGTAATTGAAGCCACGGCAGTGGATTAGTGGCTTTGCAGACTTTAAAACACTTgatctggggcagctagatagctcagtggattgagagccacttctggagttgggttcaaatgtgaccttagagaCTTTCTAGCTGGAAGTCACTGCCCCCACTGCCCAGTCCTCACCACtcctttgctttggaaccaattcttagtattgattttaaaacagaaggtaaggtttaaaaaaacccaaaccttgaCCCACAAATTATTCCCCAAACTCTGTTTTCATGACACCATTTTGGCTCAAAAAAAAAGCTTAGGAGAGATAAAGGGACTAGAGTACAGCAGAGGCTCCTGGCATGGAGATAGGAAAGTGGGAGAAGGGGACAGGGATGGGAGAACCAGGACTGCAGACAGGAataggggctgggggggggggggtacagcCAAGGGCCAGGAAATCATAGTGATGGGATGGGGAGAGGGTGTCTTTAGGCTCCTCGATCACAAGACTCCTGTCATCTCATCTCTCTACAACAGGTTCCAcgggtttattattattatccccattttgcagataaactgaggctcagggaggttatGAGAACTTCCCAAGGCCACACTGCCACAGTCATAAACTGCATTAAAACCCATCTCTCTGTTCCGTTCGGTCCGTGGGCTCTTTTCGCCTCCAAAGGTGGCCTCGGGAAGAAGTAGGGACATCAGAGGAGTGAGAGCAGCCCTAAGGGTATACGGAGGTGAAGCTCTGATAGAGCGGAGTCATAGATAGGTTCGAGGCTCCTCGGAGTTCCTGGGTAGGTCAGGTGGTTGGCCGAGGCAGGGCCAGGCGGCAAGCAACTCTAGGGGTTAGACGGGGGTGGAGCCAGGCTCTAGAGACACTCGGAGGGCAGGGTAAGGACCGGAACTAGTCTTCTCAAGTGGCTGGAGGCTGGAAGTGGGCGGGGCTCTGAAGATGGCGGGGGTGGGGTCGTgagcccgggggggggggggtgtacacGGGCACGTGCTTCTCTGCGAGCTGGTGGGGGCCAGGTCCGGGCTCGAAAACAGCTTAGAAGGCAGGTGAAGCAGAGGGTTGGGGGAGTAGGGACACAGCTTTGAGGGCAAGCGGAAGGGACTAGGCCAAATTTCTGAAGGGGCTGAGGACTGGTAGGAggcggagctctgagggctggcgGGGGGCGGAGCCAGGCTCGAGAGGAGATCTTGGGGCAGGTGGTGGGGCGGGGCTGTCGATGAGGCGCGGCCCGAGGATGGGGGGCGGAGCCGGGCAGAGGGGGGGGGTCTGGGATGGGGTGTCAGGCACTCACGTGAGCAACGGGATAGGTGTCCACACCACGCAGTGGGGGAAGCGACTCCGCTCCACATCCATCCCCACGACGCTGACGCTGCTGCTGCTGGAGCCGCCGCCGCTGTTTCCACGGAACTGCTTCCCGGCTGCTCCGTCCGCCGCCTCCACTTCCGCCATCCCCTGAGGGGGCATTGGCGGCCGCAGTAGGGAGCATCCT from Monodelphis domestica isolate mMonDom1 chromosome 4, mMonDom1.pri, whole genome shotgun sequence includes these protein-coding regions:
- the TMEM222 gene encoding transmembrane protein 222 isoform X2, with product MLPTAAANAPSGDGGSGGGGRSSREAVPWKQRRRLQQQQRQRRGDGCGAESLPPLRGVDTYPVAHEDNMAFGKPVKYWKLDPSKVHASRPNAWDTAVHEASEEYKHHMHNLCCDNCHSHVALALNLMRYNNSSHWNMVKVCLFCLIYGKYVSIGAFVKTWLPFVLLVGIIVTTSLVFNMR
- the TMEM222 gene encoding transmembrane protein 222 isoform X1, with protein sequence MAEAEAEGCSLLRPPMPPQGMAEVEAADGAAGKQFRGNSGGGSSSSSVSVVGMDVERSRFPHCVVWTPIPLLTWVFPIIGHMGICTSTGIIRDFAGPYYVSEDNMAFGKPVKYWKLDPSKVHASRPNAWDTAVHEASEEYKHHMHNLCCDNCHSHVALALNLMRYNNSSHWNMVKVCLFCLIYGKYVSIGAFVKTWLPFVLLVGIIVTTSLVFNMR